The DNA sequence CAAGGTTTAAAAGTATAACTTCCAACACCGAACATCGAAAATCTGGGTGAATTTTTATAAATTGAACTTTTTCTGGCATCTAACTTTTCAGCATGAGCCACTAAGTAGTCCCAAGTTAAGGGAGATGTTATTTTAATAAATCGGGTCTCTTCCCCAATCCTTTTTTGAGTTATCATCATATATTTTATTGGCGGGGATAATACACTTTTAGATATATTAGAGCTTTTATACATCGGATATATAAAAGCATTTGGTAAAAAATACGCTTCGCTAAATCCATTTACAAACATATCCCCTTTTTTCGCAAATTCCATTACTTTAGAGCAATCATGTTTTACTCCAGAACGCCATTTGAATTCACATTTAGAATCAATGTCCTTTAAAGATTTATAAGAGTTAATATCAGAGATAAGTTTGTTATTTGATAATCCCATCTCTTTGCATGGTTTTTCAGAATGTAGGGAAGAATAAATTTTACAAATTTTATTATCTTTATTATCAATAAATCCTTGAGCAAAAAATAAACAAGCATCAACATTTACGTTAAAATGTTTTTTTGTATCAATTCTTTTGATGAAAAAATTTCCAACAGAAAGATTATTTCCACATACATAGGTAAAAATTTTTCTGGCAACAGATGTTTTGATAAGAAAAGCCATAGCTGAATTGGTTTTAGATATAAATTCTACAATTTTTATCAGCATCCACTCTGAAATGTCGAAATTACTTTTTCCTGTCATTGCATCAAGACCGTTTAAGCACTTAAAATTACACTTTTTAGGGAGATTTTTGCTTAACAGTTTGCCAAGTTCAGAATTGGTTACCCAAGGCGGATTGCCAATAAACAATATTGGCTTCTGAAACTGCTTTTTAACATCTTTCCAGTCAATTTCAAAAAAGTCCTGCTGTTTTACAAATGCATCGTCATGGCTTG is a window from the Bacteroidales bacterium genome containing:
- a CDS encoding SAM-dependent DNA methyltransferase, whose protein sequence is MANTKEKVEFGDFQTPLALASEVVSILEIDKFETIIEPTCGLGRFLCACETLRKTNINIIGWEINPAYVKNANTELQNITSHDDAFVKQQDFFEIDWKDVKKQFQKPILFIGNPPWVTNSELGKLLSKNLPKKCNFKCLNGLDAMTGKSNFDISEWMLIKIVEFISKTNSAMAFLIKTSVARKIFTYVCGNNLSVGNFFIKRIDTKKHFNVNVDACLFFAQGFIDNKDNKICKIYSSLHSEKPCKEMGLSNNKLISDINSYKSLKDIDSKCEFKWRSGVKHDCSKVMEFAKKGDMFVNGFSEAYFLPNAFIYPMYKSSNISKSVLSPPIKYMMITQKRIGEETRFIKITSPLTWDYLVAHAEKLDARKSSIYKNSPRFSMFGVGSYTFKPWKVAISGLYKNIKFSLVGLYNDKPVVFDDTCYMLGFDKKSEALFVYEVLTSDIAKKFIDALVFKDNKRPITVALLNRISIESISKRLDRYDEYKNLFTNYKPKQLSLFGEYNT